In Zingiber officinale cultivar Zhangliang chromosome 6A, Zo_v1.1, whole genome shotgun sequence, a single genomic region encodes these proteins:
- the LOC121998053 gene encoding phenolic glucoside malonyltransferase 2-like — protein sequence MIMSSVMEKWPPAHQSSFIFDSISKMPSLPTEFRVLETSRVAPPPGSVPESSLPLTFFDIGWLYAGPVQRVFFYSFPYSTSHFIDSHLSTLKSALSLALQDFYPLAGKIRRTPGSHSQFELRYAEGDSVPFAVAEHDGDFDDLSRSNPREYTRIQPLIPQLPEPTEDGQRAVMAVQVTLFPNRGLALAVTVHHSACDGSSSTRFLSSWACRASGRAKEAPALPSFDRSSVPDPNDAYSKFFSSLAADAQNMESMMVQFAPPDAVIGTVTLTADDLRKLKEMIFSKVNNSAFRCSNIVATYAYAWVSLVKARGHSADTTAHMAFAGNCRERIQPPLPAEYFGNCIGANFVYAKAVDLAGEDGVAAAAQLIGEAIEQFKEDPLKDADKWPEKYQAIALQRPLSVAGSPGFKVYDVNFGWGRPVKVDMPSITWAGAISLSESRDQSGGMEIGIVATKTEMDEFEAHFSNGLKLLQ from the coding sequence ATGATTATGTCGTCGGTCATGGAGAAGTGGCCACCAGCTCACCAGTCAAGCTTCATCTTCGATTCCATCTCTAAAATGCCGTCACTGCCAACGGAATTCCGAGTCCTCGAGACCTCTCGGGTCGCACCTCCGCCGGGATCGGTGCCGGAATCCTCCCTCCCCCTCACCTTCTTCGACATAGGCTGGCTCTACGCCGGACCAGTACAACGTGTCTTCTTCTACTCTTTCCCCTACTCCACCTCCCACTTCATCGATTCCCACCTCTCCACCCTCAAGTCCGCCCTCTCCCTCGCCCTCCAAGACTTCTACCCCCTTGCCGGAAAGATCCGCCGTACTCCTGGTAGCCACAGCCAGTTCGAGCTCCGCTACGCCGAGGGCGACTCTGTTCCCTTCGCCGTCGCCGAGCACGATGGCGACTTTGACGACCTCTCGAGAAGCAACCCACGCGAATACACCAGGATACAACCATTAATTCCCCAGCTTCCGGAGCCCACAGAGGATGGCCAGCGGGCGGTGATGGCCGTGCAGGTGACTCTGTTCCCAAACAGAGGTTTGGCTTTGGCCGTCACCGTCCACCACTCTGCCTGCGACGGCTCAAGCTCCACCCGGTTCTTGTCGTCATGGGCTTGTAGAGCATCCGGACGTGCGAAGGAGGCGCCGGCGTTGCCCTCCTTCGATCGGAGCTCAGTTCCGGATCCTAATGATGCGTACTCCAAGTTTTTCAGCAGCCTAGCCGCCGACGCGCAGAACATGGAGTCTATGATGGTCCAATTCGCGCCGCCTGACGCGGTCATCGGCACGGTGACGCTCACCGCCGACGACCTCCGGAAGCTAAAGGAGATGATTTTCTCCAAAGTGAACAACTCTGCTTTCCGCTGCTCCAACATCGTGGCGACCTACGCTTACGCGTGGGTTTCCCTCGTCAAAGCGCGAGGGCACAGCGCGGACACCACTGCGCACATGGCTTTCGCCGGAAACTGCAGGGAGCGGATTCAGCCCCCGCTGCCGGCGGAGTACTTCGGTAACTGCATCGGCGCTAACTTCGTTTATGCGAAGGCCGTCGACCTCGCGGGAGAAGATGGGGTGGCGGCTGCGGCTCAACTCATCGGGGAAGCCATCGAACAGTTTAAGGAAGACCCGCTGAAGGACGCAGACAAGTGGCCGGAGAAGTACCAGGCGATCGCGCTGCAGAGGCCGCTGAGCGTCGCGGGGTCGCCAGGTTTCAAGGTTTACGACGTAAATTTCGGGTGGGGAAGGCCGGTGAAGGTGGACATGCCGTCGATAACGTGGGCAGGAGCCATTTCGTTGTCCGAGAGCAGAGATCAGAGCGGCGGAATGGAGATCGGTATCGTGGCGACCAAGACTGAGATGGATGAGTTTGAGGCTCACTTCTCCAATGGTCTAAAACTGCTGCAGTGA